The proteins below are encoded in one region of Thunnus maccoyii chromosome 24, fThuMac1.1, whole genome shotgun sequence:
- the LOC121891937 gene encoding cytochrome P450 4F3, which produces MSLLQSLISQVLSWTCLCQVLVVVSTGLVTLVAVWTARLLARHAWYMHRLSCFSKPPTHSWLIGHLGQMRSTEEGLLRVDDLVQTYTHSCSWFLGPFYHLVRLFHPDYVKPLLMAPASITVKDELIYGHLRPWLGQSLLVSNGEVWSRRRRLLTPAFHFDILKNYVIKFNTSADTMHEKWRRLVAEGTTNLEMFDHITLMTLDSLLKCAFSYNSNCQHSTSEYVSAIVELSDLIIDRRQKILHHWDWIYWRTQQGKQFKKALSIVHRFTREVVQRRRALINQQMETESQSNLTTAAQRKKDFVDIILLTKDEDGQGLADEEIQAEANTFMFAGHDTTASAICWTLYNLARHAHYQERCRQEVMDLMQGRDKHEIEWEDLSNLPFTTMCIRESLRLHSPVQAVTRKYTQDMALPESRTVPHGAICLVSIYGTHHNPAVWTDPHEFNPLRFDPTNTEGRASHAFIPFSSGPRNCIGQKFALAELRVVVALTLLRFRLAPGVDPKLGSSSGDVRRLPQLVLRAEGGLWLQLENLEEPQEE; this is translated from the exons ATGTCTCTCCTCCAGAGTCTCATCTCTCAGGTGCTCAGCTGGACTTGCCTCTGTCAGGTCCTGGTGGTGGTCAGTACAGGACTGGTCACTCTGGTTGCAGTTTGGACGGCGAGGCTGTTGGCCCGACACGCCTGGTACATGCACAGGCTTTCCTGCTTCAGCAAACCTCCTACACACTCTTGGCTGATAGGCCACCTGGGCCAG ATGCGGAGTACAGAGGAAGGTCTCCTCCGGGTGGATGACTTGgtgcagacatacacacactcttgcAGCTGGTTCCTCGGTCCTTTCTATCACCTGGTCAGACTCTTCCATCCGGACTACGTCAAACCTCTGCTGATGGCACCTG CCAGCATCACAGTGAAAGATGAGCTTATCTACGGGCATCTGCGTCCATGGCTCG GACAGAGTCTGTTGGTAAGCAACGGAGAGGTGTGGTCCCGCAGGAGGCGGCTGCTGACTCCAGCTTTTCATTTTGATATTCTGAAGAATTACGTCATCAAGTTCAACACTTCAGCTGACACCATGCAT GAGAAGTGGCGGCGCTTGGTGGCAGAAGGCACGACCAATTTAGAGATGTTTGACCACATCACTCTAATGACCCTGGACAGTTTATTGAAATGCGCCTTTAGCTACAACAGCAACTGTCAGCA CTCCACCAGTGAGTATGTGTCAGCCATAGTGGAGCTGAGTGATCTGATAATAGACCGGCGCCAGAAGATTTTACACCACTGGGACTGGATTTACTGGAGGACACAGCAGGGAAAACAGTTCAAAAAGGCCTTAAGCATTGTACACAG GTTTACCAGGGAAGTGGTGCAGCGGCGCCGTGCCCTCATCAACCAACAGATGGAGACAGAATCACAATCTAATCTcaccacagcagcacagaggaagaaagattTTGTGGACATCATACTGCTGACAAAG GATGAGGACGGACAAGGCTTAGCAGACGAGGAGATACAAGCTGAGGCCAACACCTTCATGTTTGCAG GTCATGACACCACAGCCAGTGCGATTTGCTGGACACTGTATAATTTAGCACGCCACGCTCACTATCAGGAAAGATGCCGACAGGAAGTAATGGATCTGATGCAGGGACGAGACAAACATGAAATAGAGtg GGAGGATCTGTCCAACCTTCCCTTCACCACCATGTGCATCAGAGAATCTCTCAGGCTGCACTCTCCTGTACAGGCTGTAACGAGGAAGTACACCCAAGACATGGCGCTACCAGAGAGTCGGACAGTACCACATG GAGCTATCTGTCTGGTCAGTATTTATGGTACACACCACAACCCTGCTGTCTGGACGGATCCACAT GAGTTTAATCCTCTGCGTTTTGACCCGACCAACACAGAGGGCCGAGCTTCTCATGCTTTCATCCCCTTCTCCTCAGGCCCCAG gaACTGCATCGGTCAGAAATTCGCCCTGGCAGAGCTTCGAGTCGTCGTGGCGTTGACGCTGCTCAGGTTCCGCCTGGCCCCGGGAGTGGACCCCAAACTTGGGAGCAGTTCTGGGGACGTTCGCCGTCTCCCCCAACTCGTCCTGCGTGCCGAGGGAGGCCTGTGGCTGCAGCTGGAGAACTTGGAGGAACCGCAGGAGGAATGA
- the LOC121891930 gene encoding insulin receptor substrate 1-like isoform X1, whose translation MFSSPGFQLEMNEMAEERDRCDNQSRSLPGSSSPLSSPCRSSTQTWLPVASPPRLSWSDRETEQDEDSGDRRAGMQASELPLSGLYEELFCTSQTSIPLVPLAGALMTSSRPQSDVVKQGYLGKLERNHRRYFVLRAGSHTGPSRLEWYKSHEKFTAMEKSANKAALFGSSKQGVIYLRCCLGVSRIGSSRKGYTVALYAKDQTMVLVVEDHREQEEWCMSIKKLMEEEQKDEDHGEGFDEEDDGYCTLPPAAFFKEVWPVTVKPRGLGRSKSLTGESRLCLTASALILIRVGACNDLPSVSIPLLSVRRFGHLDGSFFLELGRSAPNGPGEIWMEARDQGNPALAQHIHEVVRETVRALRALPDFSRSPTSNHTNHNQLQTLMASKRCRPKYRDKLVNVRPLSFSLVLPPRNSEIQTGTTQCNLEPGKPDKPEPESTLSFTLDLSPQSSRPETGSYMEMRMDHHLPVNKERENDCSQTAMVTGDHCGVTPCRMEGWEPGEQEGPGYMMMSPQTRHSSSVLPQDDYVTMASPHKLGWPAYSSSSSLLHTSFNSSASDSYSPLHPSHHQTNEHSQSHWLVTSVQQSQTEASQSQRSISCSARPQDDARQEQKLSQYRRLPSQSRVTSSPVGSVEGSGLMTPFFTDGQSYSRPVQASPNSGSSRSRRMQAAPEQSSVRRYRLSLCLPSCLQAEDRS comes from the exons ATGTTTAGTTCTCCTG GTTTTCAGCTTGAAATGAATGAGATGGCTGAGGAACGGGACAGGTGTGACAACCAAAGTAGGTCTCTACCTGGTTCCAGCTCCCCTCTGTCGTCTCCCTGCCGTAGCTCCACCCAAACGTGGCTGCCAGTCGCATCACCTCCGCGGCTTTCCTGGAGTGATCGTGAGACGGAGCAGGATGAAGACTCAGGGGACCGTCGTGCTGGGATGCAGGCGAGTGAACTTCCTTTGTCTGGTCTCTATGAGGAGCTCTTCTGTACCAGCCAGACTTCCATCCCTCTGGTGCCTCTGGCCGGTGCCCTCATGACCTCCTCCAGGCCGCAGAGCGACGTGGTGAAACAAGGTTACCTGGGGAAGCTGGAGCGAAACCACAGAAGATATTTTGTCCTGAGGGCAGGAAGTCACACCGGGCCGAGCCGACTCGAGTGGTACAAGAGCCATGAGAAGTTCACAGCAATGGAGAAGTCTGCTAATAAAGCTGCGCTGTTTGGGTCCAGCAAGCAAGG GGTGATTTACCTGAGGTGTTGTCTTGGTGTGAGCCGCATTGGCAGTTCCAGAAAAGGCTACACGGTGGCGTTGTATGCCAAGGATCAGACAATGGTGTTGGTCGTGGAGGACCATCGGGAGCAAGAAGAGTGGTGCATGTCCATTAAGAAACTGATGGAGGAAGAGCAGAAGGATGAAGATCATGGAGAAGGGTttgatgaagaggatgatggGTATTGTACTCTGCCTCCTGCTGCCTTTTTCAAAGAG GTTTGGCCCGTCACAGTGAAGCCCAGAGGTCTGGGCCGCTCCAAGTCCCTGACGGGGGAGAGCCGGCTCTGCCTCACAGCTTCAGCTCTCATCTTGATCAGAGTGGGCGCGTGCAATGATTTGCCGTCTGTATCGATACCTTTGCTGAGTGTTCGGCGCTTTGGCCACTTGGATGGCTCATTCTTCTTGGAGCTTGGCAGGTCAGCACCGAACGGGCCTGGAGAGATCTGGATGGAAGCAAGAGACCAAG GAAACCCCGCACTGGCCCAGCACATTCATGAGGTGGTTCGGGAGACAGTAAGGGCTCTGCGAGCTCTTCCAGATTTCAGCAGGTCACCAACCTCCAACCACACCAACCACAATCAGCTTCAAACCCTTATGGCCTCAAAACGCTGCAGACCCAAATACAGAGACAAGCTGGTGAATGTGAGACCTCTCAGTTTTTCCCTGGTCCTGCCCCCCAGGAACTCTGAAATCCAGACTGGTACAACTCAATGTAACCTAGAGCCCGGAAAACCAGATAAACCTGAGCCTGAATCTACTCTCAGCTTCACCTTGGATCTCAGCCCCCAGAGCTCCAGGCCTGAGACTGGCAGCTACATGGAAATGAGGATGGATCATCACCTCCCAGTCaacaaagagagggaaaacGACTGCAGCCAGACTGCCATGGTGACAGGGGACCACTGCGGTGTTACACCCTGTAGGATGGAGGGCTGGGAGCCAGGTGAACAGGAGGGGCCGGGGTACATGATGATGTCACCACAGACCCGCCACAGTTCGTCTGTGCTGCCTCAGGATGACTATGTGACCATGGCGAGCCCACATAAACTAGGCTGGCCAGcctactcttcctcctcctctttgcttCATACATCGTTCAACAG CTCCGCCTCTGACAGCTACTCTCCTCTGCACCCGTCACATCATCAGACCAATGAGCACAGTCAGTCTCACTGGCTGGTGACTTCAGTCCAACAGTCACAAACAGAGGCTAGCCAATCACAGAGGAGCATCAGCTGCTCCGCTCGGCCACAGGATGATGCAAGGCAGGAGCAGAAATTATCCCAGTACAGACGACTCCCATCACAGAGCAGGGTCACTTCTTCTCCTGTGGGGAGTGTTGAAGGGTCTGGACTGATGACTCCGTTCTTCACAGATGGACAAAGCTATTCTAGACCAGTCCAGGCTAGTCCAAACTCTGGTTCAAGCCGGTCTAGAAGAATGCAGGCTGCACCAGAACAGTCTTCTGTCAGAAGATACCGACTGTCGTTGTGTCTGCCTTCATGCCTGCAAGCTGAAGACAGATCCTGA
- the LOC121891930 gene encoding insulin receptor substrate 1-like isoform X2 gives MNEMAEERDRCDNQSRSLPGSSSPLSSPCRSSTQTWLPVASPPRLSWSDRETEQDEDSGDRRAGMQASELPLSGLYEELFCTSQTSIPLVPLAGALMTSSRPQSDVVKQGYLGKLERNHRRYFVLRAGSHTGPSRLEWYKSHEKFTAMEKSANKAALFGSSKQGVIYLRCCLGVSRIGSSRKGYTVALYAKDQTMVLVVEDHREQEEWCMSIKKLMEEEQKDEDHGEGFDEEDDGYCTLPPAAFFKEVWPVTVKPRGLGRSKSLTGESRLCLTASALILIRVGACNDLPSVSIPLLSVRRFGHLDGSFFLELGRSAPNGPGEIWMEARDQGNPALAQHIHEVVRETVRALRALPDFSRSPTSNHTNHNQLQTLMASKRCRPKYRDKLVNVRPLSFSLVLPPRNSEIQTGTTQCNLEPGKPDKPEPESTLSFTLDLSPQSSRPETGSYMEMRMDHHLPVNKERENDCSQTAMVTGDHCGVTPCRMEGWEPGEQEGPGYMMMSPQTRHSSSVLPQDDYVTMASPHKLGWPAYSSSSSLLHTSFNSSASDSYSPLHPSHHQTNEHSQSHWLVTSVQQSQTEASQSQRSISCSARPQDDARQEQKLSQYRRLPSQSRVTSSPVGSVEGSGLMTPFFTDGQSYSRPVQASPNSGSSRSRRMQAAPEQSSVRRYRLSLCLPSCLQAEDRS, from the exons ATGAATGAGATGGCTGAGGAACGGGACAGGTGTGACAACCAAAGTAGGTCTCTACCTGGTTCCAGCTCCCCTCTGTCGTCTCCCTGCCGTAGCTCCACCCAAACGTGGCTGCCAGTCGCATCACCTCCGCGGCTTTCCTGGAGTGATCGTGAGACGGAGCAGGATGAAGACTCAGGGGACCGTCGTGCTGGGATGCAGGCGAGTGAACTTCCTTTGTCTGGTCTCTATGAGGAGCTCTTCTGTACCAGCCAGACTTCCATCCCTCTGGTGCCTCTGGCCGGTGCCCTCATGACCTCCTCCAGGCCGCAGAGCGACGTGGTGAAACAAGGTTACCTGGGGAAGCTGGAGCGAAACCACAGAAGATATTTTGTCCTGAGGGCAGGAAGTCACACCGGGCCGAGCCGACTCGAGTGGTACAAGAGCCATGAGAAGTTCACAGCAATGGAGAAGTCTGCTAATAAAGCTGCGCTGTTTGGGTCCAGCAAGCAAGG GGTGATTTACCTGAGGTGTTGTCTTGGTGTGAGCCGCATTGGCAGTTCCAGAAAAGGCTACACGGTGGCGTTGTATGCCAAGGATCAGACAATGGTGTTGGTCGTGGAGGACCATCGGGAGCAAGAAGAGTGGTGCATGTCCATTAAGAAACTGATGGAGGAAGAGCAGAAGGATGAAGATCATGGAGAAGGGTttgatgaagaggatgatggGTATTGTACTCTGCCTCCTGCTGCCTTTTTCAAAGAG GTTTGGCCCGTCACAGTGAAGCCCAGAGGTCTGGGCCGCTCCAAGTCCCTGACGGGGGAGAGCCGGCTCTGCCTCACAGCTTCAGCTCTCATCTTGATCAGAGTGGGCGCGTGCAATGATTTGCCGTCTGTATCGATACCTTTGCTGAGTGTTCGGCGCTTTGGCCACTTGGATGGCTCATTCTTCTTGGAGCTTGGCAGGTCAGCACCGAACGGGCCTGGAGAGATCTGGATGGAAGCAAGAGACCAAG GAAACCCCGCACTGGCCCAGCACATTCATGAGGTGGTTCGGGAGACAGTAAGGGCTCTGCGAGCTCTTCCAGATTTCAGCAGGTCACCAACCTCCAACCACACCAACCACAATCAGCTTCAAACCCTTATGGCCTCAAAACGCTGCAGACCCAAATACAGAGACAAGCTGGTGAATGTGAGACCTCTCAGTTTTTCCCTGGTCCTGCCCCCCAGGAACTCTGAAATCCAGACTGGTACAACTCAATGTAACCTAGAGCCCGGAAAACCAGATAAACCTGAGCCTGAATCTACTCTCAGCTTCACCTTGGATCTCAGCCCCCAGAGCTCCAGGCCTGAGACTGGCAGCTACATGGAAATGAGGATGGATCATCACCTCCCAGTCaacaaagagagggaaaacGACTGCAGCCAGACTGCCATGGTGACAGGGGACCACTGCGGTGTTACACCCTGTAGGATGGAGGGCTGGGAGCCAGGTGAACAGGAGGGGCCGGGGTACATGATGATGTCACCACAGACCCGCCACAGTTCGTCTGTGCTGCCTCAGGATGACTATGTGACCATGGCGAGCCCACATAAACTAGGCTGGCCAGcctactcttcctcctcctctttgcttCATACATCGTTCAACAG CTCCGCCTCTGACAGCTACTCTCCTCTGCACCCGTCACATCATCAGACCAATGAGCACAGTCAGTCTCACTGGCTGGTGACTTCAGTCCAACAGTCACAAACAGAGGCTAGCCAATCACAGAGGAGCATCAGCTGCTCCGCTCGGCCACAGGATGATGCAAGGCAGGAGCAGAAATTATCCCAGTACAGACGACTCCCATCACAGAGCAGGGTCACTTCTTCTCCTGTGGGGAGTGTTGAAGGGTCTGGACTGATGACTCCGTTCTTCACAGATGGACAAAGCTATTCTAGACCAGTCCAGGCTAGTCCAAACTCTGGTTCAAGCCGGTCTAGAAGAATGCAGGCTGCACCAGAACAGTCTTCTGTCAGAAGATACCGACTGTCGTTGTGTCTGCCTTCATGCCTGCAAGCTGAAGACAGATCCTGA